The DNA sequence tggaccagatgatcctggaggcCTTCTCCTACCCTAATGTTTCTATGATTAGAGGGCACAGCACTGGCCTGCCCAGCAGCGGGGAGACCCCTGTCCCCCCAGGACTACACTACTCCCCCCAGGCTAGGGGTGATGGTGTCCCCGGGGGGATCCCGGCCAAGGTGCAGATCACCTACCGTGAGCTCTGCCCGGAACTTCTCCCTGCTCTCCGCAAAGGCCCGCGCCGTGAAGAGCCGCGTCGCCTCCTCCTCACACCGTGCATGCAgttccagcagctcctgggtggTCTCCgtgggcagctcctgctccatccGCTCCCGGTACaaggccacagcctccttcacCACCTCTGAATTTTCGATCTCTGCCAGGGCCAGCACTGCGTTCTCCAGGCATGGCACGGCCCCGCTCTGGATGGCTTCCACGTAGCTCACCACCagggtccccagccctgccggggAGGGGTGACGGAGCTGCAGCCTGACCAAAACAACCGGGATCCTGCCCTATCCCCACTGCCAGCATCCCCTTGTGACCCCAAGCTTCTTTTCCTAGTTCTTTTCCAGCTACACACAACATCTAAGAGCTCCAAACCCAGAGGTAAGCACCACAGCCGGCACAAAAACGTGCCCAtgctcccccccgccccagcctcagcagcatTTTGCTCTGCATCTGAGCCTTGTCCCGACACAATCCCAAGGGCTTGGACCCTCTGGACATCAGTACTCACTGCTCCCCGTTATCTTGTGGCCACCAGAGATGGTCTTGGGGGGACAATTCTGCCTCATGTAGCTGCAGAAGTTCTCCACCTGCTGCTGGAATTCGGGGTCGAGCATCTCGTCCGGGAGCTCCTCCAAGCGGGGCAGGTCCCTCTTCCTGGCTGGCTGGTCGAAAACGAAGCACTTGCGCTCCGAGAAGAGCTGGTGGATGCATTCCCGCAGCCGGTTGTAGCTCTGGGCCTCCTggctgctccctgtggggtGAGAAGGGCCAGAAAAAGCCCCCGGGGCTTAGGCTCGTGATGCCTTCCACTGCAGCTGTGTCTGGGGCTGGATGCGTCCAGCGGCACAGCACCGCTCCCCTACCATCCTTCAACTTCAACGCATTCTCCAGGTATTCATCCTCGGAGATTTCCTTCCCGtccacctccagctgcagcgTGAAATCCCGGACGGCCCAGACGAAGGTTGGGAAATACAGGGCATGTCTGTCCAAACCCAGCTGCTCATCTCCTGCCTCCTCGGGTGCTGTTTTCACCTGGACGCACTCTGTCAGCTTCAGCACGTAGCTGGGGAGCTGGCTAAGGAAGTGGGAACCTCAGCTCTGAACACAGGGACACCCCCAGCCCGCGAGCACCGGGCACTTTGTGGGCACTGGTGGAGCCTTTTTGGGGACAGAGGCCAGCCTGGTGCCaccaggaggagggagaaaagccCTGAGGACACTGAGCAGGTCCCTGGGCACCACTGGGAGGTTTCCTCTCTCCACACAAGGAACTGGGATGTGGGATCCCCGTGGtccccaggcagggagcagggggcatCCCGTGTGTCCCCACAAAGGATACTGCAGGTTGTCCATGGCCTGCTGGTCAATGGTGCCCTTGCTGTTGTAGATCAgggtgctggagagcagcacgGCCAGCACGAAGATCCACGTGTCGTTCTTGGTGTCGCCCTGGAACAATGACCCCAGGTTCTCACCTTATCCAGGAGCCCCGTGCAAGACCCCTTCAGGCACAAGCCCAAATGCCCGGACCCTGAGTGCTGCCAGCCAGCATCCCATGGCAAAACCATCCCCTGGGGAGACCCCGCAGCATCTCCAGGGCTTCCTACATCTCTTTATCCTCAGCTCTTTCACTCTCAGGGTCCCACAACGTGCTCCCTGAGCTCCCCAGTCCTGCCATTTGCCAGTGAAGCAGAGGAATTTGGCAGCTCGTCCACACTGCTAGCCCTCTCCTCGCTCCCCGGGCTTTCTGCCCCATGGGGACAGCCCCAGTTCCAGCAGAGGCTCCTTCCTGGAAGGGACTAAACCCAGAAAGCCCAGGCCCGAGGGAAGCCCCTGCTTCTCCCCCACCTTCTCAGTGTCTCCCAGCCCTTCGGTGTCCAGCAGCACCAGCGTGTGTCCGGGCTTGCAGGGGTGAGGCACGCACCACATCCAGATTCCTTTGGTGTGCGCCCGCACACTGGAGCCCAGGGAGAAACCTGTGGGTGCAAAGAGCCTCAAAAGCATGAAATACCGAGCAGGAGAAGCCGTGCACCTCGGGCATCCATGGCCAGGGGTTGTGCACATCTCGTCCCCTTCCTTTACCTCTCCTCTGCCCCGCGAGCCTGTTCAGGAGGTAGGACTTGCCGCTGCGGTACGGCCCGGCGATGGCCACCACCACCATGGGCTGCGTGATCCCTGCCAGCAGCCGCAGGGCCTCTGGCTGGACCACgagccccttccccttctcattCTCGATGAGGCAGATGGGCTCTGGCATCTGGATTTCGGATGACATCGCTCACAACAACACAGTCTGCAGGGGAGATGGGCTGGTTAGCAAGGGAGGGGGGCACCCTGCCCGAGGGATATCTTCACCTGACTTCATCTCTCCAAGCCAAGCAGAAAGGATGCCCTAGCTTCCTCCCTCTGTACCTCCTCTTTTTGCACCTTCCAGGTGGAAGCTTTGGGGATCTCATGACGATCTGCATCGTGCCCGATCCCCCCATAGGGTCCGAGCCTGGGGCAGGCACTAGGGGGTTGCACACAGGCTCCCAGCCCCCCGTTCCCTTTGCTCCATCCCAGAGCAAAGATGGAGCCGACCTCTGGACCTCTCTGTCCTCCTGGCAGGGAGCTCTTTGGCTTGCTGGGGTCCGTGGGATCCCTTTCCCGTGCCCCCTGCCCATAGCTGCCTGCATGGGGTTGGGGAcgaggggatggggacgggacTCACCTTCACCTTCTCgggactgcagcagctctgcagcaccctgGGCGCTGGGCTGCCTTATATCCCGTGCCTTTGTCCAGCCCTTCTCCACCTGTTCTGGGAAAtaacagggaggaaaaagaatagaaagCGAAAGACAGCGACTGGAGGTCAGGAACACCCCCCTCTGCCTTTCCCTGTGTCCTGGTGTTGGTTGGGACAGGGTGACTTTTCTTCCTGGTAGCTGAGCTGCCACAGCACTGAGTTGGGGTTTAGGATGCAAATGCTCTtggcagctgtggtggtttaacCCGGAATCGCCCAAGTATCACACTTAGGTGATAAAAAAACGGAGGTAAAAGCTCG is a window from the Oxyura jamaicensis isolate SHBP4307 breed ruddy duck unplaced genomic scaffold, BPBGC_Ojam_1.0 oxyUn_random_OJ71777, whole genome shotgun sequence genome containing:
- the LOC118159719 gene encoding guanylate-binding protein 1-like; this encodes MSSEIQMPEPICLIENEKGKGLVVQPEALRLLAGITQPMVVVAIAGPYRSGKSYLLNRLAGQRRGFSLGSSVRAHTKGIWMWCVPHPCKPGHTLVLLDTEGLGDTEKGDTKNDTWIFVLAVLLSSTLIYNSKGTIDQQAMDNLHYVLKLTECVQVKTAPEEAGDEQLGLDRHALYFPTFVWAVRDFTLQLEVDGKEISEDEYLENALKLKDGSSQEAQSYNRLRECIHQLFSERKCFVFDQPARKRDLPRLEELPDEMLDPEFQQQVENFCSYMRQNCPPKTISGGHKITGSRLGTLVVSYVEAIQSGAVPCLENAVLALAEIENSEVVKEAVALYRERMEQELPTETTQELLELHARCEEEATRLFTARAFAESREKFRAELTVQLEALKDHFWIQNERASHEKCTAALQELFQDLDARINDGVYFVSGGYQLFQRDQQALVEQYWELPGKGVKADTVLQDFLQKRESMARTILKVDRELMEKEEQIKNLKAQCERAEQEKEAERKREAESSEMESLVGESSRRRKRI